A window from Brucella sp. BE17 encodes these proteins:
- a CDS encoding SIMPL domain-containing protein yields MNYRANSLLTASFSAIMLTSALALPASAQENQMTKQPARIAVTGEGEMTASPDMAILNLTVLREAKTAREAMSANNEAMAKVLEAMKKAGVEDRDLQTSGINIQPRYIYPDDKNGLKEPTISSYAVSNSLTVRVRDLAKVGDVLDESITLGVNQGGDLSFVNDDPAEALNEARKRAVADALAKAKTLADAAGVEVGRVVEISEQSRQSMPRPMMQQFKVASAAAREDSVPVAAGENTYNISVNVTFEIKE; encoded by the coding sequence ATGAACTACCGCGCTAATTCTCTTCTCACAGCCTCTTTTTCCGCAATCATGCTGACGAGCGCATTGGCTCTGCCCGCTAGCGCCCAGGAGAACCAGATGACGAAGCAGCCTGCGCGTATCGCCGTTACAGGCGAAGGCGAGATGACCGCCTCACCGGATATGGCCATTCTCAATCTGACCGTTTTGCGTGAGGCGAAAACCGCACGCGAGGCAATGTCGGCCAATAACGAAGCTATGGCCAAGGTTCTGGAAGCGATGAAGAAAGCTGGCGTCGAAGACCGCGATCTTCAGACAAGTGGTATCAACATCCAGCCGCGCTATATCTATCCCGATGATAAGAACGGCCTGAAGGAGCCGACCATTTCCAGCTATGCTGTTTCCAACAGCCTGACAGTGCGCGTACGCGACCTTGCCAAGGTCGGCGACGTACTTGATGAATCCATCACTCTGGGCGTCAATCAGGGTGGCGATCTCTCCTTCGTCAATGACGATCCAGCAGAAGCATTGAACGAAGCGCGCAAACGCGCCGTCGCCGATGCGCTCGCAAAGGCAAAGACCCTCGCAGATGCTGCCGGTGTCGAAGTCGGTCGCGTTGTTGAAATCAGCGAACAAAGCCGCCAGTCGATGCCGCGGCCCATGATGCAGCAGTTCAAAGTTGCCTCAGCGGCAGCACGCGAAGATTCCGTTCCGGTCGCAGCGGGCGAAAACACGTATAATATTTCGGTCAATGTCACGTTCGAAATCAAGGAATAG